A stretch of Manis javanica isolate MJ-LG chromosome 1, MJ_LKY, whole genome shotgun sequence DNA encodes these proteins:
- the BTF3 gene encoding transcription factor BTF3 isoform X1, protein MRRTGAPTLADSRGRGRARGGCPGGEATPSLPPPRCGTRGQEPQMKETIMNQEKLAKLQAQVRIGGKGTARRKKKVVHRTATADDKKLQFSLKKLGVNNISGIEEVNMFTNQGTVIHFNNPKVQASLAANTFTITGHAETKQLTEMLPSILNQLGADSLTSLRRLAEALPKQSVDGKAPLATGEDDDDEVPDLVENFDEASKNEAN, encoded by the exons ATGCGACGGACAGGCGCACCCACTCTGGCCGATTCTCGGGGGCGAGGTCGAGCCAGGGGCGGCTGCCCTGGGGGCGAGGCGACGCCGTCTCTTCCTCCACCTCGCTGCGGAACCCGAGGACAGGAGCCTCAG atGAAAGAAACTATCATGAACCAGGAGAAACTCGCCAAACTGCAGGCACAAGTGCGCATTGGTGGGAAA GGAACTGCTCGCCGAAAGAAGAAGGTGGTTCACAGAACAGCTACGGCAGATGATAAAAAACTTCAGTTCTCTTTAAAGAAGTTAGGGGTAAACAATATCTCTGGCATTGAAGAG gtcAATATGTTCACAAACCAAGGAACAGTGATCCACTTCAACAATCCTAAAGTTCAGGCATCTCTGGCAGCGAACACTTTCACCATTACAGGCCATGCTGAGACAAAGCAGCTGACAGAAATGCTACCCAGCATCTTAAACCAGCTTGGTGCAGACAGTCTGACTAGTTTAAGGAGACTGGCTGAAGCTCTGCCCAAACAAT CTGTGGATGGAAAAGCACCGCTTGCTACGGGagaggatgatgatgatgaagttCCAG atctTGTGGAAAATTTTGATGAGGCTTCCAAGAATGAAGCAAACTGA
- the BTF3 gene encoding transcription factor BTF3 isoform X2: protein MKETIMNQEKLAKLQAQVRIGGKGTARRKKKVVHRTATADDKKLQFSLKKLGVNNISGIEEVNMFTNQGTVIHFNNPKVQASLAANTFTITGHAETKQLTEMLPSILNQLGADSLTSLRRLAEALPKQSVDGKAPLATGEDDDDEVPDLVENFDEASKNEAN, encoded by the exons atGAAAGAAACTATCATGAACCAGGAGAAACTCGCCAAACTGCAGGCACAAGTGCGCATTGGTGGGAAA GGAACTGCTCGCCGAAAGAAGAAGGTGGTTCACAGAACAGCTACGGCAGATGATAAAAAACTTCAGTTCTCTTTAAAGAAGTTAGGGGTAAACAATATCTCTGGCATTGAAGAG gtcAATATGTTCACAAACCAAGGAACAGTGATCCACTTCAACAATCCTAAAGTTCAGGCATCTCTGGCAGCGAACACTTTCACCATTACAGGCCATGCTGAGACAAAGCAGCTGACAGAAATGCTACCCAGCATCTTAAACCAGCTTGGTGCAGACAGTCTGACTAGTTTAAGGAGACTGGCTGAAGCTCTGCCCAAACAAT CTGTGGATGGAAAAGCACCGCTTGCTACGGGagaggatgatgatgatgaagttCCAG atctTGTGGAAAATTTTGATGAGGCTTCCAAGAATGAAGCAAACTGA